From Ovis aries strain OAR_USU_Benz2616 breed Rambouillet chromosome 21, ARS-UI_Ramb_v3.0, whole genome shotgun sequence, a single genomic window includes:
- the LOC101114913 gene encoding olfactory receptor 143-like, producing the protein MVVGNESSVTEFILVGFTDLTQLQLPLFLLFLMNCMVTVVGNLSLISLIYLNAHLHTPMYFFIFNLSFIDLCHSLVITPKLLMSFVSENTISFEGCMAQLFFFCFFVHSECYVLTAMAYDRYVAICKPLWYTVTMFPQVCSLLMFGSYAMGFAGAMVHTGDMVRLSFCDSSIINHYMCDIFPLLQLSCSRTDASELVDSIVVSTVVIISSFIIFVSYALILSNILHISSAQGWSKAFSTCGSHIITIALFYGSGLCTHLKTSSDGSIGQQKFLSVFYTNIVPMLNPLIYSLRNKDVRLAVKKTLKRVAN; encoded by the coding sequence ATGGTTGTGGGAAATGAGTCTTCAGTAACTGAGTTCATCCTGGTGGGATTTACAGACCTCACTCAACTCCAGTTACCCCTCTTCTTACTCTTCTTAATGAACTGTATGGTCACTGTGGTAGGGAATTTGAGCTTAATTAGTCTGATATACTTGAATGCTCATCTCCATACTCCCATGTATTTCTTCATCTTCAATCTATCCTTCATAGATCTCTGCCACTCCTTGGTCATTACCCCTAAACTGCTGATGAGCTTTGTGTCAGAGAACACCATCTCCTTTGAAGGATGTATGGCTCaactgttttttttctgtttctttgtccaTTCAGAATGCTATGTGTTGACAGCCATGGCCTATGATCGCTATGTGGCGATCTGTAAGCCCCTTTGGTACACAGTCACTATGTTCCCTCAGGTCTGTTCTCTGCTCATGTTTGGTTCATATGCAATGGGGTTTGCTGGTGCCATGGTCCATACAGGGGACATGGTTAGATTGTCCTTTTGTGATTCCAGCATCATCAATCATTACATGTGTGACATCTTCCCCCTTCTCCAGCTGTCCTGCAGCCGCACTGATGCCAGTGAACTGGTGGATTCCATTGTTGTGAGCACAGTTGTAATAATATCTAGCttcatcatttttgtttcttatgcTTTGATCCTCTCCAATATCCTCCACATCTCATCAGCTCAGGGTTGGTCCAAAGccttcagtacttgtggctccCACATAATAACTATTGCCCTCTTCTATGGTTCTGGGTTGTGCACACATCTCAAGACCTCTTCAGATGGTTCCATTGGCCAGCAGAAGTTCTTATCAGTATTTTACACCAATATAGTCCCCATGTTGAACCCCCTCATCTATAGTCTAAGGAATAAGGATGTCAGACTTGCAGTGAAGAAAACCTTGAAGAGAGTTGCAAACTAA
- the LOC101115168 gene encoding olfactory receptor 8B4: protein MALVNSSSVTEFILVGLSELLELQLPLFLLFLGIYVFTVVGNLGLITLIALNSSLHTPMYFFLFNLSFIDFCYSCVFTPKMLIDFISENIISYVGCMTQLFFFCFFVNSECYVLVSMAYDRFVAICNPLLYTVTMSPQVCSLMMLGSYMIGFAGAMAHTGSMLRLTFCDSNIVDHYLCEVLPLLQLSCTRTHINELVFFIVVGGVITISSISIFISYALILSSILRIPSTEGRSKAFSTCGSHVVAVALFFGSGAFTYLTTSFPGSKDRGKFASVFYTNVVPMLNPLIYSLRNKDVKLALRKTLKTVLF from the coding sequence ATGGCTCTGGTAAACAGCTCCTCAGTAACTGAGTTCATCCTTGTGGGATTATCAGaactattagagcttcagctccccctcttcctcctgttcTTAGGGATCTATGTGTTCACGGTGGTGGGTAACTTGGGCCTGATCACCTTAATTGCGTTGAATTCTAGCCTTCACACTCCAATGTACTTTTTCCTCTTCAACTTGTCTTTTATAGATTTTTGTTATTCCTGTGTGTTTACCCCCAAGATGCTAATTGATTTCATATCAGAAAATATCATTTCTTATGTGGGATGTATGACACAACTattcttcttctgtttctttgtcaATTCTGAGTGCTACGTGTTGGTATCGATGGCTTATGATCGCTTTGTGGCTATTTGCAATCCTCTGCTGTACACGGTCACCATGTCCCCTCAGGTCTGTTCGCTGATGATGCTTGGTTCGTATATGATAGGGTTTGCTGGGGCCATGGCCCACACCGGAAGCATGTTGAGACTGACCTTCTGTGATTCCAACATCGTCGACCACTATCTGTGTGAAGTTCTCCCCCTCTTGCAGCTCTCCTGCACCAGGACTCACATCAATGAGCTGgtgttttttattgttgttggaGGGGTCATCACAATATCCAGTATCAGCATCTTCATCTCATATGCTCTGATTCTCTCCAGTATCCTCCGTATTCCTtccactgagggcaggtccaaaGCCTTCAGCACGTGTGGCTCCCACGTAGTTGCTGTGGCTCTGTTCTTTGGGTCAGGGGCATTCACCTATTTAACAACCTCTTTTCCTGGATCAAAGGACCGGGGTAAATTTGCCTCAGTCTTCTACACCAATGTGGTTCCCATGCTTAACCCTTTGATCTACAGTCTGAGGAATAAGGATGTTAAACTTGCTCTGAGAAAAACCCTGAAGACAGTTCTCTTCTGA